The Lutibacter profundi region ACAGGAATATTTTTTGCCGCTTCTTGAAATGCTTTTTGTATTACTTCCTCAATTTTTGCGTCATTTTCCATATTTAAATAAGTAGCGCCACAAGCATCTGCAATTCCTTTAATATTTACATTTCCTATAACTGATGCTACTTTTCGCTTCAAAGGAATTTTTTGAAATTGAGATATTTGACCTAGTTCGCCATCGTGAAAAACAAAATAAACTACCCCTTTTTTGTAAGTTGTTGCTGTTAACGTTTCCATACCTGTCATTAAAAATCCTCCATCTCCCACAATACCAACAACTTTATTTGCTGGATTCATAAATTTCACTCCAATAGCAGCAGGCACACAAAATCCCATACAGTTAAAATCGGTAGGAGATACAAAATGCCTAGATTTATTTATTGGTAATAGTTCGGCAGCTAAATAAGTATGTTTTCCATCATCAACTACAAAATAAGTATCATCATCAGTATATTTTGTCAACGCTTCAAAAAAGAACCCTGGAGAAACCCTATTCTCTAATTTCTTTTCTTTCCACTCATTAAAATATTTTTCTTTTTCTTCTTTAATTGTTTTTGTTAAAGCAGCAGATTTTTTTGATTTTATTGTGGTCATTTTTCCTAACTCTTCTACCAATAATTTTAGTGTTTCTTCAGCATCTCCTTTAATACTTACTTTTGTTTGGTAATTTTTATTGAAGACTTCAGAATTGATATCAATATGAATTAAATTTTCAGGAACTTTCACCCCATAACTACCGGTGCCTATTTCAGAAAACCGAACACCAACAGCTAGCATTGCATCGCAATTTTTAAATGCTTTTTGTGAAGCTGGCACCGAATTTGGTCCAAACCCGAAACCTGTATGATACTTGTTTGAAGCAGGAAACGAAGCTTTCCCTTGCAATGTTGTTGCTACTGGCGCTTCTAATAATTCAGCAATTTTTTCTGTATATTTTACGGCATTGGCAGCTCCCCACCCAACATATATTCCTGGATTTGAAGCTTCAGAAAGTAACTTTGCAGCCTGCTTTATTTGTTGTTTTTCTATAATAGGGTTTTGATAATTTTTTACATAGTTTAGAAGTTCTTTCACTTCACCTTTAAACATTTGAACCTCCATAGGAATTTCAATAAATACAGGCCCAGGCTCACCTGAAATTGCTATTTCATACGCTTTATAAATAGTAGAAATTATATCATTATGTGTTTCAATCTTAAAATAAGCTTTGGTAATTTCTTTGACTAAATTTGCTTGATTTAATTGATGCAATTGGTAATGTCTTCCACTATCCTGACGTGTTCCTCCCGAAAAAATTAACATAGGTATCCCATCTAAAAAAGCCTCACCAATACCACTCATAGCATTTGTTGTTCCAGCAGCAGGAACAATCATTAAAGTTCCAATACTCTTTGAAGTACAAGAAACCCCCAAAGCCATAAAAGAAGCTCCTCCCTCGTGTGTTACCAAAACAGGTTCAATTTGTTTTGAATTATTTAATTCATCATACAACTCTATATTATGAACTCCTGGTACACCAAAAGTATATTTTACGCCTATTTGTTCTAAAGCGTAAACTGCTAAATTTGCTCCTGTTCTTTTCATGTTAGTTAGTTATCTGTTATGTGTTTTGCTGCTTTTTGTGCTGTAAAAATACAAGTTGCTAAAAATGTTCCTTCCAACGCTCTTTTTCCATGAGATCCTCCTCCTCCAAATCCGGCTGCTTCACCAACGGCATACAAATTTTTAAAACTATTGTTTGAATCTTTATTTTTTGAAATTTTTAGCACTTGAGAGTTCAAATTTGTTTGAATTCCTCCTAAACTTTTCCTCGACAAAATAAATTCTCTAATTGCAATTAAAGGATACGATTTTTTCTGATTTAATTTTTGTGGTTTTAAGGTGCGCTTTCTATCACCCTTGTATTCACGCGTATGCATAATTCGCCTTATTTGATCATCATTCCATATATTTTTACCTCTTTCAAAATTAGCATCGTAACTTTCAATAGATTCTCTTAGGGTATCAATATTAATATCATTTTCACCTGTTAATGCATTCATTTTTTTAGCTAACTCCTCTACACTATTTGCAGTAATATAATTAGGCGAATCTTTCTCCAAACTTTTTATTAAATGCTTATTTCCTTTTAATACTGAATACAAAAATGAAATTATCTTTTTGTTTTTAATTCCTTCATTAAATTCTGACCCTGAAACACCTAATTCTTTATAGGCTATTTTTTCATTTAAAATTTGCCAAGAATATTGCTTTTCTTGTTCACATATTTTTGTAACCAAATAACGCGTATCAAATGATGTTACCAATGGCATTGGCCCCATACGTTCTCCTTTATAGTTTAACCATAAAGCAGATTTTGGTGGTACTAAACTCAATCCATGATTTTCTCTTTTGGGATACGGATGTGGTATTCCAGCCGCATAATTCCACATTAAATTTAAGTTGGTAACGTTTCCTCCCATATCACTAACTTTATCGTGAATTAGGCCATCAGAAAATTGGTGAGATCCATTTAAAATGACATTTGGAGGTGTTCTCCATTCTTTATGCCAATGACTCCTCACTTTTTTCATATTTCCATTAATTCCACCGGTAGCAATAACCACATTTTCAGCTTCACAACTAAAAGGTTCATTGTCTTTTTCATCAATACCTTTAATTGAAATAATAGTTTCATTTTCTATTTCAAAATCTGCTGCTTTATGCTGAAAGTAAACTTGTAAATTTTTATTATTTGGATGCTCTTCTATATGTTTAAGCAAAGCCGCTATTAAACCATGTCCTGTACCCCACACCATATGAAAACGAGGAACTGAATTACCAGGTTGAAGCAACCCTCTTTCAACCCAATGAACAACAGGAAAAAATTTAACTTTTTTAGAACTTACCCACTCGTAAATTTTATGTGTAGATTCTAAAAATTCATTCGCCCATTTTTTACCCCAAACTTCATGTTGATCAAATTCAGCAAATGAAAACCAATCTTTTTTAGCTTGTTCTACGCTATCTTTAATTTTTGATAAACGTTGCTGACGTGAATTAATAAAAAACATACCACCAAAAGATTCCTTTGCTAAACCTCCAAAGTTTTTTTCAAAATCACGTTCAATTATAATAACTGTTTTATTCGCATTTATTAGTTCTATTGCAGTAGTAATTCCTGCAATACCTCCTCCAATTATAACTGTATTTGCCTTGTATGTTTTTGGTTCCATAATTTAATTCACACTATTTCTATGAGTTTTTATACTTTCCTTCCACAAATGTAAATTTAATATTAAATATATAAATCCGTACCTTTGTTTATAATTATTGATAATGTTCTTTTTCTCCTAGTTTTAACCATTATTTCCACCTTACAAAATGAACAAAACAAAAACCATAACTTCTTTAGAGGAACTAGATAAAATTTTAAAATCAGAAACTGCCGTTTTATTGTATTTCAATACTATTTCTTGTAACGTTGGAGAATCTTTAGAACCGAAAGTTAAAAATTTAATTGATGTGAATTTTCCCAAAATTAATTTTTATAATATTGATTTAAACTTTTCTCCGAAAATAGCTGCAAAATATAATGCTTTTGTAGAACCTACTATATTAATTTTTTTTGACGGGAAAGAAACCATACGGAAAAGCCGAAATATTAGCATCTATGAATTGCATAAAACTATTGATAGGTTATATCAATTAATTTTCGAATAATTACTTGTAAAATATATTTTTAGTTTTATATTTGCACACCGAAATTATTTAGGGTGTAGCACTATATCAAGTACGGCATAAACTACACTCTGAAAATTAGTATAAAAGCAGTTTTAATATTGTAAAATAATTCAGACTCCTTTTAAAACTCGGGGTGTAGCGTAGCCCGGTTATCGCGCCGCGTTTGGGACGCGGAGGTCGCAGGTTCGAATCCTGCCACCCCGACAATAGTTCTATTATTCCCAGCCTTGTAAATGGTAGAACATCTAAAAATTAAAAGCCGATGTAGCTCAGCTGGCTAGAGCAGCTGATTTGTAATCAGCAGGTCGTGGGTTCGAGTCCCTCCATCGGCTCCAAAATCCTCTTCAAATGAAGAGGATTTTTCATTCTAAAACACTCCTTTAGAATTTTTAAAAAAAATGTAACGTAAAATTCATGTTTTTCCTTCAAACTAAAATAATTCAAATTACTCACAAAAAATAATAAAAATTGTTTTCCTCAATTATATATTCATTAAATTTGTAATAAATATTAATCCATTTTATTTATATGTTAATTATTGGAATCGCCGGAGGAACTGGAAGTGGAAAAACTACTGTAGTGAATCAAATTTTAAATGAGTTACCTGATGATGAAGTTTGTGTTATTTCTCAAGATTCATACTACAACGCCACAACAAATTTATCATACGAAGAACGCACTAAAATTAATTTTGATCACCCAAAAGCTATTGATTTTGATTTGCTTGTTAAACACTTAACTCAATTAAAAAAAGGTGAAATTATTGAACAGCCTGTGTATTCTTTTGTAACGCATAATCGCACTGAAGATACTCATATTACACATCCCAAAAAAGTAATTATTGTTGAAGGTATTTTGATTTTTAACAGCAAGCGATTACGAGATTTATTTGATATAAAAATATTTGTACATGCTGATGCCGACGAACGTTTAATTAGACGAACAAGAAGAGATATTGAAGAGCGCGGACGTGACATAAACGAAGTTTTAAGCCGCTACCAAAACACCTTAAAACCTATGCATCAGCAATTTATAGAGCCAACTAAAAATTATGCTGATATTATTATTCCAAACGACAGATACAATACCGTGGCGGTAGATATCGTTAGAACTGTTATAAGTAATAAGCTTTAATTTATGACTTTTAAGCAATTCAAAAATAAACCAATGGTAAAAATTATCACGAATAAATACGTGATAATTCTTTCAATATTTATTGTTTGGATGGTTTTTTTAGATGAGAATTCAATGCTTAATCACAGAGAGTTTAACAAAGAAATAAACAAGCTTAAAAATGAAAAAAAATATTACAAAACACAAATTAAACAAGATAGAGAACTTATAAATAAGCTTAAAAACAATACCGAATTGGAAAAGTTTGCCAGAGAAGAATATCACATGAAAAAAGAAAATGAAGAAATATACCTTATAGAATATGATACATTAGTTAAAAATTAACTGCGTTCTATTTAAAATTTATTTAAATAAATTAGACTTATGAGTACCTTTATAACTAAAGATTTTGAACCTAGTTCAGCCAAAGCTTGGAAACAAAAAATTCAAGTAGATTTAAAAGGTGCTGATTATAATAATACCCTTTTAACCAAAACCAATGAAGGTATTACTATAAAACCTTTCTATCACTCAGATAACTTTGAAAAATTAAATATTCCAACTCCCAAAAAAGATTTTAAAGTTTGCCAAAAAATACTCATATCAACAGAAGATGAAGCTAATATATTAGCAATTGATGCAATAAACAGAGGCGCTAATGCCTTAAAATTTATTGCTAAGAAACCTTTCAATACTAATAAATTATTTAAAAATTTATTAAATAAAGGTATTGAATTTCACTTTCATTTTCATTATTTATCAAAAGATTTTACAACTAATATTACTAAATTACTCAAAGAAGAAATTGTTTTTTATAACGTAGATATAATTGGTAACATAGCTAGAAATGGTAATTGGTTTACTTCATTAAACAACGACTTTGAAATTGTAGAAAAATTAATCAAAGAGAACACTAAGGAATATGTACTTGGTGTAAATGCTAATCTATACCAAAACGCAGGTGCAAATACTGTTCAACAAATTGCTTATGCTTTAGCCCATGCAAATGAATATTTAAACAAATTTAATGGAGACGTTGCTTCTAAAATTCAATTTAACTTTTCAATAGGTCCAAATTATTTTTTTGAAATTGCCAAGATTAGAGCATTTAGATATCTATACAATTTAATTTCAGAAGAATACAACACTACTGCAATTGCTAAAATTTTTGCTGAACCAAGTTTACGAAACAAAACAATATATGATTATAACGTAAATATGCTACGCACAACAACTGAAAGCATGAGTGCAATTTTAGGAGGTGCAAATACCATTTCTAATGGTTCATACGATGTGTTATTTCATAACTCAAATGAGTTTGGAAACAGAATTGCAAGAAATCAATTACTAATTTTAAAAGAAGAAAGTTATTTTAAAAATGCACATTATTTTGCAACCGATTCATACTATATTGAAACTATCACCAAACAACTAGCTGAAAAAGCATTAATTATTTTTAAAGATATTGAAAAAAGTGGTGGCTTTTTACAACAATTAAAAGAGGGAACAATACAGCGAAAAATAAAAGAAAATGCAGAGAAAGAACAAGCTCAATTTGATTCAGGTGAATTAATTTTAGTAGGAACTAATAAATACCTGAATAATCAGGATAAAATGAAACTCAATCTACAAATAAATACCTTTGTTAAACACAACCCAAAGAAAACACTTATAATTCCTATAATACCAAGGCGTTTATCAGAAAAAATTGAACAAAAAAGGCTAAAAAATGAAGCGTAAAGATTTTTCACAGCTAACCATAAAAAGTCAAAACAAAAAAGATATTTATTTTGACCATGAAAATTACATTGCTGGTATTGCTCCAAATTTGAGAGGTCCATATTCAACAATGTATGTTCGTCGCCCTTGGACTATACGTCAATATGCTGGTTTTTCTACTGCTGAAGAAAGTAATGCTTTTTACAGAAGAAATTTAGACGCAGGACAAAAAGGATTGTCTGTTGCTTTCGATTTGGCTACACATCGCGGTTACGATTCTGATCACGAACGTGTTCAAGGAGATGTTGGCAAAGCAGGTGTTGCCATAGACTCTGTTGAAGATATGAAGGTGCTTTTTGATCAAATTCCATTAGATAAAATGTCGGTTTCTATGACAATGAATGGTGCTGTATTACCAATTTTAGCATTTTATATAGTTGCAGCAAAAGAACAAGGTGTAGAAGAAAAATTATTGACCGGCACTATACAAAATGATATTTTGAAAGAATTTATGGTGCGTAATACATACATATACCCACCTGCGCCTTCAATGAAAATTATTGCGGATATTTTTGCATATACCAGTAAAAATATGCCTAAATTTAATTCTATCTCTATTTCTGGTTACCATATGCAAGAAGCAGGAGCAACACCTGAAATTGAATTAGCATATACTTTAGCCGATGGTTTAGAATATATAAAAACAGGTATTGCTAGCGGTATGGAAATAGATTCTTTTGCTCCACGTCTTTCATTTTTTTGGGCAATAGGAATGGATCATTTTAGTGAAATTGCCAAATTACGTGCAGCACGAATGCTTTGGGCAAAAATTATAAAACAATTCAATCCTAAAAACCCTAAATCGTTGGCTTTGCGTACACATTGTCAAACAAGCGGTTGGAGCTTAACAGAGCAAGATCCTTTTAACAATGTGGCAAGAACAACAATTGAGGCTATGGCCGCAGCTTTAGGTGGTACTCAAAGTTTACATACAAATGCCCTAGATGAAGCCATCGCTTTACCTACTGATTTTTCAGCTAGAATAGCAAGAAATACACAAATTTACATCCAAGAAGAAACCAACATTACAAAAACTGTTGACCCTTGGGCTGGTGCTACTTTTATTGAAAAACGAACAGAAGAAATGGTAAATACCGCATGGAAACTATTACAAGAAGTTGAAGAATTAGGTGGTATGACAAAAGCTATTGAACTTGGTATTCCTAAAATGCGAATTGAAGAAGCCTCTGCAAAAAAACAAGCAAAAATTGATAGCAACCAAGATATTATTGTTGGTGTTAATAAATTTAAACTTAAACAAGAAGATCCTTTGCAAATTTTAGAGGTTGACAATAATGCAGTAAGAAACTCTCAAATTAAACGGCTAAATGAATTAAAAGCAACTAGGAATAAAAAAGAAGTTCATGAAGCATTACTAAATTTAACAGCTTGCGCAAAATCAGGTAAAGAAAATTTATTAAATTTGGCTGTTAAGGCAGCAGAAAAAAGAGCTACTTTAGGAGAAATTTCGGATGCTTTAGAAAAAGTGTTTGGAAGGTATAAAGCAACCATCAAATCAATTTCTGGAGTGTATAGTAAAGAGATTAAAAATGATTCAGCATTTAAGGAAGCAAAACAATTGGCAAATAAATTTGCTGAATTAGAAGGAAGGCGTCCAAGAATTATGATTTCTAAATTAGGACAAGATGGGCATGACCGTGGTGCAAAAGTAGTTTCTACAGGCTACGCTGATTTAGGTTTTGATGTTGATATTGGCCCTTTATTTCAAACACCCAAAGAAGCTGTAAAACAAGCTATTGAAAATGACGTTCATATACTTGGTATATCTTCATTGGCTGCAGGTCATAAAACATTAATTCCACAGGTAATAACAGAGTTAAAAAATTATGGGCGCGAAGATATTTTAGTAATTGTTGGCGGTGTAATACCTGTACAAGATTATCAATTTTTATTTGATGCTGGTGTTGTTGGTATTTATGGTCCAGGAACCAAAATTTCAAAAGCTGCTATTGAAATTTTAAACATACTTATTGACAGTGTAGCAGAATAACTTTAAAACTAAAAAAAAAATGAAAAACTTACTTAAGTTAACAATAATATTAGCAATATCAATCTCAAGTTTTGCACAAAATAAAATTGAACTGAACTTAGGAGATTCTGTTCCAGAATTTTCTGGTTTAAGCGATAATGGAGAAATCTGGAACTCAACCAATAATGCAAAAACTAGTTTTTTAGTGGTTTACTTTTATCCGGCTGCTATGACTGGAGGCTGTACCAAACAAGCTTGTGCTTATAGAGATGAGAAAGCTACTTTTGATAAAATGGGTGTTACCGTTATTGGTGTTAGTGGTGATGAAATAGAAAATTTAAAACACTTTAAAGAATCATACCAATTAAATTTTCCTTTATTATCTGATGCAAAGGGAACAATTG contains the following coding sequences:
- a CDS encoding peroxiredoxin, with translation MKNLLKLTIILAISISSFAQNKIELNLGDSVPEFSGLSDNGEIWNSTNNAKTSFLVVYFYPAAMTGGCTKQACAYRDEKATFDKMGVTVIGVSGDEIENLKHFKESYQLNFPLLSDAKGTIAKIFGVPTKAGGSITREFNGENFLLKRGVTASRWTFVLDKNKKIIYKNANVNAAEDSKKVKEVIKNYTNY
- the scpA gene encoding methylmalonyl-CoA mutase, whose amino-acid sequence is MKRKDFSQLTIKSQNKKDIYFDHENYIAGIAPNLRGPYSTMYVRRPWTIRQYAGFSTAEESNAFYRRNLDAGQKGLSVAFDLATHRGYDSDHERVQGDVGKAGVAIDSVEDMKVLFDQIPLDKMSVSMTMNGAVLPILAFYIVAAKEQGVEEKLLTGTIQNDILKEFMVRNTYIYPPAPSMKIIADIFAYTSKNMPKFNSISISGYHMQEAGATPEIELAYTLADGLEYIKTGIASGMEIDSFAPRLSFFWAIGMDHFSEIAKLRAARMLWAKIIKQFNPKNPKSLALRTHCQTSGWSLTEQDPFNNVARTTIEAMAAALGGTQSLHTNALDEAIALPTDFSARIARNTQIYIQEETNITKTVDPWAGATFIEKRTEEMVNTAWKLLQEVEELGGMTKAIELGIPKMRIEEASAKKQAKIDSNQDIIVGVNKFKLKQEDPLQILEVDNNAVRNSQIKRLNELKATRNKKEVHEALLNLTACAKSGKENLLNLAVKAAEKRATLGEISDALEKVFGRYKATIKSISGVYSKEIKNDSAFKEAKQLANKFAELEGRRPRIMISKLGQDGHDRGAKVVSTGYADLGFDVDIGPLFQTPKEAVKQAIENDVHILGISSLAAGHKTLIPQVITELKNYGREDILVIVGGVIPVQDYQFLFDAGVVGIYGPGTKISKAAIEILNILIDSVAE
- a CDS encoding thiamine pyrophosphate-binding protein; the encoded protein is MKRTGANLAVYALEQIGVKYTFGVPGVHNIELYDELNNSKQIEPVLVTHEGGASFMALGVSCTSKSIGTLMIVPAAGTTNAMSGIGEAFLDGIPMLIFSGGTRQDSGRHYQLHQLNQANLVKEITKAYFKIETHNDIISTIYKAYEIAISGEPGPVFIEIPMEVQMFKGEVKELLNYVKNYQNPIIEKQQIKQAAKLLSEASNPGIYVGWGAANAVKYTEKIAELLEAPVATTLQGKASFPASNKYHTGFGFGPNSVPASQKAFKNCDAMLAVGVRFSEIGTGSYGVKVPENLIHIDINSEVFNKNYQTKVSIKGDAEETLKLLVEELGKMTTIKSKKSAALTKTIKEEKEKYFNEWKEKKLENRVSPGFFFEALTKYTDDDTYFVVDDGKHTYLAAELLPINKSRHFVSPTDFNCMGFCVPAAIGVKFMNPANKVVGIVGDGGFLMTGMETLTATTYKKGVVYFVFHDGELGQISQFQKIPLKRKVASVIGNVNIKGIADACGATYLNMENDAKIEEVIQKAFQEAAKNIPVIVDVAIDYSKKTFMTKGVVKVNLARFSFKEKMRFIGRAMKRHLLEK
- a CDS encoding FtsB family cell division protein, whose amino-acid sequence is MVKIITNKYVIILSIFIVWMVFLDENSMLNHREFNKEINKLKNEKKYYKTQIKQDRELINKLKNNTELEKFAREEYHMKKENEEIYLIEYDTLVKN
- a CDS encoding methylmalonyl-CoA mutase subunit beta, translating into MSTFITKDFEPSSAKAWKQKIQVDLKGADYNNTLLTKTNEGITIKPFYHSDNFEKLNIPTPKKDFKVCQKILISTEDEANILAIDAINRGANALKFIAKKPFNTNKLFKNLLNKGIEFHFHFHYLSKDFTTNITKLLKEEIVFYNVDIIGNIARNGNWFTSLNNDFEIVEKLIKENTKEYVLGVNANLYQNAGANTVQQIAYALAHANEYLNKFNGDVASKIQFNFSIGPNYFFEIAKIRAFRYLYNLISEEYNTTAIAKIFAEPSLRNKTIYDYNVNMLRTTTESMSAILGGANTISNGSYDVLFHNSNEFGNRIARNQLLILKEESYFKNAHYFATDSYYIETITKQLAEKALIIFKDIEKSGGFLQQLKEGTIQRKIKENAEKEQAQFDSGELILVGTNKYLNNQDKMKLNLQINTFVKHNPKKTLIIPIIPRRLSEKIEQKRLKNEA
- the udk gene encoding uridine kinase — its product is MLIIGIAGGTGSGKTTVVNQILNELPDDEVCVISQDSYYNATTNLSYEERTKINFDHPKAIDFDLLVKHLTQLKKGEIIEQPVYSFVTHNRTEDTHITHPKKVIIVEGILIFNSKRLRDLFDIKIFVHADADERLIRRTRRDIEERGRDINEVLSRYQNTLKPMHQQFIEPTKNYADIIIPNDRYNTVAVDIVRTVISNKL
- a CDS encoding FAD-dependent oxidoreductase is translated as MEPKTYKANTVIIGGGIAGITTAIELINANKTVIIIERDFEKNFGGLAKESFGGMFFINSRQQRLSKIKDSVEQAKKDWFSFAEFDQHEVWGKKWANEFLESTHKIYEWVSSKKVKFFPVVHWVERGLLQPGNSVPRFHMVWGTGHGLIAALLKHIEEHPNNKNLQVYFQHKAADFEIENETIISIKGIDEKDNEPFSCEAENVVIATGGINGNMKKVRSHWHKEWRTPPNVILNGSHQFSDGLIHDKVSDMGGNVTNLNLMWNYAAGIPHPYPKRENHGLSLVPPKSALWLNYKGERMGPMPLVTSFDTRYLVTKICEQEKQYSWQILNEKIAYKELGVSGSEFNEGIKNKKIISFLYSVLKGNKHLIKSLEKDSPNYITANSVEELAKKMNALTGENDINIDTLRESIESYDANFERGKNIWNDDQIRRIMHTREYKGDRKRTLKPQKLNQKKSYPLIAIREFILSRKSLGGIQTNLNSQVLKISKNKDSNNSFKNLYAVGEAAGFGGGGSHGKRALEGTFLATCIFTAQKAAKHITDN
- a CDS encoding thioredoxin family protein, which translates into the protein MNKTKTITSLEELDKILKSETAVLLYFNTISCNVGESLEPKVKNLIDVNFPKINFYNIDLNFSPKIAAKYNAFVEPTILIFFDGKETIRKSRNISIYELHKTIDRLYQLIFE